GTTTTTTTCTGTGATATACAGCAATCATCCTCTTTTGccaataatttatttgttattacaAGTTTAAGTTGGAAACGCATTATTGGCTTTTAGAAGTAATTTCCTTGTTGTATCCTTGTTGTAGAACTATTCCATTCCTTAGTTATTTGGAAAAAAGAAGCATGCTCATCTCATTATCAAAAGGCCTAGTACTGTTCTTCTTTTGGTGAAGTTCTTCGAATTAAAAGTGAATTGTGCATTTAGTGGTGTATGCTTATTTTTCTGCTCTCATATCATTCTCAGTGTCGAAGTTCCCACTAGAATATAGCAGGCTACTGTAAATACTATGATGTAGTATAGAACTAAGAATCAATATAGAGTGCTTTTGGAAGGACCaaccattttttatttcttttttgtgttGCCGATACGTCGGTCAACTCGGTCTCTGGCTTTTTTTCTTTACacaaatgaaataatttttggaaATCTCATAATTTCTCATACCAGGTTTTAGTTTTTCCTATTTACTATGCTCGAATTGCTGCTCAATTAAGTTATATATGTTGCTGTATTCTGGTTGTACCACTCGTTTTTTGAGTTTACTGTGCCAATGTCGCTGCTTGTACTGAAATTCACTCATTTGCTGAACAGAATGTGCCGTATGTATTTGTGCCTTCGAAGCAAGCTCTGGGCCGAGCATGCGGTGTCACGAGGCCTGTCATCGCATGCTCTGTGACTAGCAATGAAGGAAGCCAGTTGAAGTCCCAAATTCAGCAACTCAaggtgatctctctctctctctctctctctctctctcgcagtTTCTGATCTTCAGCTTGAACTTGCAAGTTCAGCATTTTAGTAGTTCAGTAAAGTTAAAAAAGTTCAATATCTGGTAATCTAACTTGGtcaattttgaaaagaaaaagatggcaATATTTTGGCGTAAAATTCTTATTGTATATCTTTCTCAAAGCAAGGTAACAATAGTTAAAATAATGGATAATTCATTTGGTGATGAACCAAAGCACTTGATAAAGTAAATAAATGCAAATGTTATCCtctctatgattttttttttgggttcaatATTTACATGTGAGTGAATAATTCTGAGAAATATTCTgccaatcaaatttttgaaaaaaactggAGAATGTTCTGACTACGAAGTCAAATACAATATTTGGCTATTAGACAACTAATAAATTTTCTCAGGTCGAATAATATCTTATTCTTGTGCTCAAAAGCACGGTTATAATAATATCTAAAGAGTATAACATTCATTCATCCTAATGAATTGCAGGATGCAATTGAGAAGCTCCTCATCTAAGTAATCTCGAAGGAAACCTTTCAGCATGAAGGGCCCGGTTAGAGGGGGCTACAGCTTCTTCAGGGGCTTGGACTGATGATTGTCTAATGTTACGCAGAGTTAGTATTTATCGCCgtctttgttttttattatttatctttgtTTTGTTCCATCGGCGATGTTTCGGGAGTTGAATGTTACCTTGTGTTTGCCAGGTGAGGATTGTTTGCTATGAATCAAATGATTTTAAGTATGAATGAATGGACATGCTAAGCTTAGTAATCTATATATAGTTTTGTAGCTCTTCAGATGACATTAGTTTCATCTAAATATggggttttgttttgtttaaaattCTTTTTGGTACTGGAAATATTGTAGACAAATTTTTACTACAATAGCATCTTGTGATTTGATAATTGTTTTTCCCAGTTGCATAAGTAAATTTTGACACATATCATACATGTTGGGAAAGGTTCAATTAGTTCCTTTTATGGTTTAGTACATTTTCAGTTTCCCCTCTCACGGCTAAAAATTTCTCTGGGATAAATCTTAAATCCCATCATTCAAGGACGAAGTCGGCTTTTACAGACATCAAtgtacaaaataaaaccaaaacattagattatattattaatccTACACTTAATGTTAAAATAGCAACGAACAGACATAAGTGAAGCAGCAATATAAATTCCATCTTTACATAGATGCTTTTTAAATGATTGTTGGGGTCAAAGAAAAAATACTTATCTCTTAAGTAGTAGAACTGGGTAAAAGTGCTTCAGCTTCTAATattagcttcaatttttctccaTCTTCTGTGAACTAGTCATTTGATGAACAAACAGTTAGAAGCAGAAGCACAAGCTCAGCGGTGTCTTGTCACCATATTCAAATCTTGTTGTCAAGCTCCGTAACTNATTCTAATTCATTTcaattccattatccattctaATTTCACCCTTGAATCAAACAAGCCCTCAATGTCAACCAAAATTCTCTCTACGAAAAAAAAGTATTAGTTgtttaaataatattgaatcAATTTATGGTGTTGTGTCCATAAACAAGCAAAAGTAATTATTCTAATGATCAGAGGAGCCAAAAAACTGTGCCATTTTTCATGACAACATCAGAGCCTTGTACTTCATCTGGCACAGCAAATAGCCATTTTTCATGAGCATACTACTGCAAATATAATCGGCCAAAAATTATCTGTGGGGATGTTAGAGCCTGGAATGTATTTGCACCGCCACCATCTTCTATAACAAGAATAGTACAATGAGTACAACATAAACACTTCTCAGAAGGCCTCTTTCGTTGCCCGTAAATCGCCGAAGCGAAAAAGCCACGTTTGAAAAAGTGTCTTTCAAAGTTTCAAAAAGATTGGACGAGTCTACACAAGGGCGAACTGTTCTAAAAAAACAGTGCATGAACTTTTAGATGTCGATATTTCGATCCCTCTTAAAAGCCTTTGCACAAACTGCATTGGCCTGCTGCATTGAAGTCACATGATATCATCCTTTATTCCATATAGAAATTGCAAGTATGAAGTTCAGTCCACCACAGAATACCTTACCATTTCGTTTCGGAAGTAAGCCATGCAACTGTATTTCCTCGTAACTGCTTAGATATGGTCGAGACCATGTTATTATGTGGCGATTATAAATCCGAAGTTTCCtcaaatttctgaaattttggaCCTGAACTTTTGaaactcccaaaaaaaaaaagaaattgaagaagTTAGGCCTCTTTTGgatgctactttttttttttttttcttttttccttttatgttCTTGTTGTTTTGCTAAAGTTATCTGTAAGATATTATCCAAAAATGTAAGTTTTGATAGTAAACATTTTTTGTACGTTactaataacaataaaaattgaGAAGTCCTTTTCTGGCACATCCGTTAAGGTCCTATTCAGATGCATGAATGTTTATTTTGGATATACCTTGGTTTACTAAATAAGTAATTATATttgctaaataaaaaaaatatgatcaaTCGTTTAGAATGGAGTAACTAtttcactttctttttcttttttttttggtataaaataaatcatcttataagtaaaatatagtCCTGCCGAATTATGAAATAACGAGACAtttcaagaaataaaaaattaaactttctgTCTCTAAtgacacaaaaaaaatattataccgAATAAATTATTCAAGAATAGCTAAATTCAATGTTCGAACAGGATCTAAAAAGGAGTAGCTAAAAGGAAAGTGAACTAAACACGTCCTAAGTTTATTTTGTTTTCGCTCGAGTTTTCGGGTAAACACATGCTCTGTCCTAGTTAAAAATTTTGGGCTTCTTTGTGGGCCAAACTTTTGTCGAATATGCATGCAACCCTACTTTTATTCGAGGACTAACTTTTTTAcactaacttttcttttttcctttcggAAGTCGGCTGCTTTCATTTGTAAATTTAGTCTATTTTTCTAATGAATAAAACAGATAGCTtagctacctttttctcaaaaaaaaaaaaatttttttacactaACTTTAAGGGTTAATAACATTCGTACTTACTATACTTTAGAATCTTTTTCATTTGACCtactgtactttttttttttaatttgttttcaaaTACTATATTGAACTACTAATTTATCTCAACTTTAAGctattgtttggttgggggttaaggggtggaataaccccttaacccccattttattcCTAAACACCTcaaaaaatgggtggggttagcccacctcaaataaattatcccggattagctaaccccacctaaccccaccaaactccaaccaaacactatttttcattattctagactaactccaacccctaaccaaatataaaaaaactttaaccccactttaatcctgaacttaactctatccctggaatagctacttttttcttaaccccgaaccaaacggagaaATTTATCTCCGTCCTAATATGTTAAAAAGGAGAGCGGGAGGCGAGAAATTTCTCCTTTTAATCATCTCTAATCCGTCAATTCACTCACATCCCATCCTATCACGAATGAAGCAATaaataaggagaaaaaaaatttaaaaaaaaaggctaaaattaACATAGCCCGAATTCACTCTAACCCTTCAAGAAAACGGGGCGAAAAGGAAGGACCATTCTCAGCGTCTGATCCTTCCTATTTGCATCTCTATATAGGGGTGTACATTTTATACTCTTGCATccaagaatataaaaaaaatttctttgaatttttagctaaaaataaatgataaaaccAGCAGATAATCCTAGCAATAGAAAACCTCCtatatacataatacatcttACACCTAAGTTTTAGATGTGCAAATGttattgctcttttttttcttaatactAAAAAACTCACAAAGAGTATATAGCATGAGcggaatataaaatttatgacTGTACAGATAGTATTTTTTTCAGTAAATAAGCATAAGGACTAAAATGAAactcttttaaatatttagagTTTATAATGTCGAAAATACACATACAGTataaacttttatcttttttcggTTTGGGtcagtttttcaaattttcaactcaaaaccaaataaaaaatatttgattttataatttctCAAAGTAAAATAGAATCATTTAAAAcgaaaaccaaaccaaaccaatcTGATCCGACTAGGGATGGAAACGGAACGAATCAGGGGCGGGAGGATTctccacctcccgctccatttcttatcggggcgAGGCGGGGTGGGGCGGGTTCAGGGCggattatttttcattttatttttggctcctaCTTAACCATGCGGGGCGGATCAGGATGGAAGTGAATTTTTGGCAAGTATTTGACGGATCAAAAAGATTGAGAGAAAAGGAGCTTCCGCCTCCAGCTTCATTTACTGGGCGGATCAAGATGAATTCGGaataagttatatttttctatattttttattcccacTCACCATCTCATTCGATGCAGATCaaggcgggagctccaccaactcCATTTGCATTGCTAGATCCGACCCAGCCAAACTATTTAAGGTCCTGTTTTTGTATTGAGACCCAGTAAGACAGTagaaaatatagtaatatattgaTTGCTGTACATATTacgtacaaaaataaaaaaaatatttttttgccgCATTTTCTTATCTTATATATCACAAACTCCACACTATCTCAAAGAGTAGAGCCTAAAAGCACAACAAAACTAAATGACCAAACCGACCTAAGTCATTTAAAACCAAAACCGACCCGACCCGGGACCCGGGACCCGACCCGTTAGAAGCCTCTAGTTAATTCTACAAAGCTCCGCAGGAACAACTCACCGCACCCGCAAATTAGGCCAAAAATCCTCGCCCCCACCATcgcttctccctctcccctaCATAAACCCTAGCGAAGACCCTCGCAGACGCCTCCTCTCGATCGAAGGAAAATCCCCAAAAATCGCCCGAAAATGGTAAGAAATTCTCCTCCACTCCCTCGTTCCCGATCTGTTCGTCATATTTTCTTCGTTTTCGATCGCTGTGTGAGCTTTTTCGATTCGATCCTCCCTCGTTCCCGATCTGTTCGTCATCTTTTCTTCGTTTTCGATCGCTGTGTGAGCTTTTTCGATTCGATCGCAGAGCCAGGAGCAGGTGAATCCCAAGGCGTACCCTCTCGCCGATGCGCAGCTCACGATCACGATCCTCGATCTCATCCAACAAGCCGCGAACTATAAGCAGCTCAAGAAGGGGGCCAACGAAGGTTCCCCCCTTCGATTTGATGAGAAATTTGCGTCTATTTTTTTGGCGTttgttttgatcttgatttgatGTTCGTTTTTGGGGTGGGGGCTTTGGATGTTTTGTTGTGCAGCGACGAAGACGCTGAATCGGGGGATATCGGAGTTCGTCGTGATGGCGGCGGATACGGAGCCCCTCGAGATCCTTCTCCATCTCCCATTGTTAGCAGAGGACAAGGTAACGAGTTTGTTGTTAACTAAGGTTTAGTATGTTTGATTAATTGTTAGTACGTTATGTGTTGATCCTAGAGCATTGTTATTCGGAAACCCTAGTGTACACCCCAAACACTTATCTATGTGTGAATTGATGAAATGTTTATGTGTAATGAATAATCTGTAAATGTTCAATGAACTATGATTTGTGTTTTCGCATAAATAGTAAGGTTGTGCTACTGATCAATTTTATGTATTAACTTGCTTATTTCAAATTGGACTTAGACAGTTGTTTGACATGGTTAATTTGtaggtaaatatatatatatatataaaccaagCCTTATTTGAATTATAGCACAATATCGGATTGCCGTTTCGAAATAGATTAATGGTATTTTGGCTCCGAAACCTACCATATTGATTTAATATTTCATAATCTAATGGAATGTTTTGTTACTCGAGGGATATTCCTTGCAATATGCTCCGAACATTTTGTAGTTGGATTGTAAAACCAAAGCTTTGAATTCGCCTATTTCAACAATACTGTAAGATCAAGCTGTAAAATCAAAACCACTAAAAGTTCAACTACCTTTTTCAAAACGCTAGTTACTTCAGGGGTAACATATATAAACAAGACGCTGTTAATTTTACCTTGGAAATTTAGCTATCGTGGCTTACTGTAGTTCTAAGTTTCATGATACCTGTTTAATGTacatttctaaatttttgaagtttatggACTCTTCGGGTACCGCCTATGTCAAAAGTTGATTTGTCTTATCTTATTCTTGGAATGATCAGGATATTTTTTTCTGTGatgtacaacaatcatcctcttttaccaaaaaatttatttgttattacaAGTTTACATTGGAAACACATTATTGGCTTTTAGAAGTAATTTCCTTATTGTAGAACTATTCCATTCCTTAGTTATTTGGAAAAAAGAAGCACCCTCATCTCATTTTCAAAAGGCCTAGTAGTGTTCTTCTTTTGGTGAAGTTCTTCGAATTAAAAGTGAATTGTGCATTTAGTGGTGTATGCTTATTTTTCTGCTCTCGTATCATTCGTCAGTGTCGAAGTTCCCACTAGAATATAGTAGGCTACTGTAAATACTATGTAGTATAGAACTAAGAATCGATATAGAGTGCTTTTGGAAGGACCgaccattttttatttcttttttgtgttGTCAATACGTCGGTCAACTCGGTCTctggcttttttttctttacacaAATGAAATAATATTTGGAAATCTCATAATTTCTCATACCAGATTTTAGTTTTTCCTATTTACTATGCTCGGATGGGTGCTCAATTAAGTTACATATGTTGCTGTATTCTGGTTGTAACTGGTTGTACCACTCGTTTTTAGAGTTTACTGTACTGAAATTCAATTATTTGCTGAACAGAATGTGCCGTATGTATTTGTGCCCTCGAAGCAAGCTCTGGGCCGAGCATGCGGTGTCACGAGGCCTGTCATCGCATGCTCTGTGACTAGCAATGAAGGAAGCCAGTTGAAGTCCCAAATTCAGCAACTCAaggtgatctctctctctctctctctctctctctctctctctctctctctctctctctctctgagttTCTGATCTTCAGCTAGAACTTGCAAGTTCAGCATTTTAATAGTTcagtaaagttaaaaaaaaaaagttcagtaTCTGGTAATCTAACTTGGtcaattttgaaaagaaaaagatggcaATAGTTGGGCGCAAAATTCTTATGTAGccattatatatgtttttcatAGTACGATAACAATAGTTAAAATAATGGATAATTCATTTGGTGATGAACCAAAGCACTTGATAAAGTAAATAAATGCAAATGTTATTGGTAGCTCTCTATGATTTTTAAGTGAATAATTCTGAGAAATACTCTgccaatcaaatttttgaaaaaaaaaaaaaaaactggataATGTTCTGACTACGAAGTTGAATCCAATATTTGGCTATTAGACAAGTAGTAATTTTTCTCAGGTCGAATAATATCTTATTCTCGTGTTCGAAAGCACGGTTATAATGTTATCTAAAGAGTGTAACATTCATTCATCTTAATGAATTGCAGGATGCAATCGAGAAACTTCTCATCTAAGTAAATCTCGAAGGAAACCTTTCAGCATGAAGGGCCCGGTTAGGGGGAGCTGCAGCTTCTTCAGGGGCTTGGACTGATGATTGTCTAATGTTACGCAGAGTTAGTATTTATCGCagtctttgtttttttattatttatctatgtTTTGTTCCATCGGCGATGTTTTGAGGAGTTAAATGTTACCTTGTGTTTGCCAGGTGAGGATTGTTTGCTACGAATCAAATGATTTTAAGTATGAATGAATGGACATGCTAAGCTTAGTAATCTATATCTAGTGTCTAAGCTCTTCAGATGACATCAGTTTCATCCAAATATggggttttgttttgtttaaaattttttagactaATTTTTACTACAATAGCATCTTGTGATTTGATAATTGTTTTTCCAAGTggcatatttaaattttgacagatcATACATGTTGGGAAAAGTTCAATTAGTTCCTTTCATGGCTTAGGACATTTTCAGGTTAAAAATTTCTCAGCGATAAATCGTAAATCCCATCATTCAAGGAcaaagtcaaattttttttcccccctactAATATGAAAAGCTCCAAACATTTGCGAATCCTACAGTGGGTACAACCTTGCAAGTATTAAGTAGCTAATAAACTGGGCTTTAACAGGCATTAATTAAtgtacaaaataaaaccaaaacattagattatattatCAATCCTACACTTAACGTTAAAATAGCAACGCACAGATATAAAGTGAAGCAGTAATATAAATTCCATCTTTACATAGATGCTAAATGATTGTTGgggttataaaaaaaaaaaaaaaaagactttagTCTGAGTAGCAGAACTGGGTAAAGTGCTTCAGCTTCTAATattagcttcaatttttctccaTCTCCTGGGAACTAGTCATTGATGAACACAGTTAAGCAGCAACTTGCCACCATATTCAAACCTCCTTGTCAAGTTCCATAACtctttaaaaaggaaaaaaagaaaaaaagcattaGGGGTTAAATAATATTGAATCAATTTATGGTTTTGTGACCATAAACAAGCAAaagtaattattattctaatgaTCAGAGGGTAACGGAAATTGTTACCCGTAAAATGCTCCTTCCCAATACTACTCGTTATCTTTTGTTTCGATAATATTGAGACGACAAAAAGCTCGATGTGAAGTGAGGAAACCGAAATCATTACCAGTTTTACTTGTCTTTAGGCAGTTGATTCTGAGGCTGCGAGAAGAATTCTTGGGCATTGCTTGCGACCTCGGCTTCCAGTATGGCTTCTAGGACAACATCAGAGCCTTGTACTTCATCTGGCACAGCAAATAGCCATTTTCCATGAGCATACTACTTCAAATATAATCGGCCAAATATTATCTGTGGGTATGTTAGAGCCTGCAATGTATTTGCACCGCCACCATCTTCTATAACAAGAATAGTACAATGAGTACAACATAAACACTTCTCAGAAGGCCTCTTTGGTTGCCCCTATATTGCCCAAGTGAAAAAGCCGTGTTTGAAAAAGTAACtttcaaagttttaaaaaggttcATAAGTAGTGCAAACCACATTCTCATTGGACGAGTCTACCCAAGGGCGAACTGTTCTAAAAAAACAGTGCATGAACTTTTAGATGTCGATATATCCCTCTTAATAGTCTTTGCATAAACTGCATTGGCCTGCTGCATTGGAGTCACAAAATATTATGCTTTATTCCATATAGAAATTGCAAGTACAAAGTTCAATCACCATAGAATATCTTACCAGTTTGTTTCGGAAGTAAGCCCGCGCTCTCAGCTGAGACAGGTAGAACAGTTACCGCCCCACATTCGTCTCCAACTTTCTCTGTATTTTCACCGCCTGCTGAAGTTCTCATCTTAATAGCTTGGACTTCAGCTATCCTGGCATATGCCACTGCTTGGCTGTGAAGATCGGAAGGAACCGTACTTGTTGAATTCATATCCTAGGGGactcaaaaaaggaaaaaacgcAAAGTTGAGATCCAGAAAGGCCACCAAAAACTTGAGAGAATTTCACAAATACCCATGCAAAGTTTTCTCTAGCTCTCTTTAACTTCCGCACTTGAATTATTAGATGACTCCCCAACTTCCTatccaaaattcagattttgactGGGCTATCAAAGTAAATAGATgatttgcagggatatatatgtGAAAGCCCCATAGCTTATTTTTCTTCAGAAAAGGTCGAAAGGATGACTTCACGGACCTTACCGTTAGTCGCTGTCGGGCCAATCTCTCCATCAGGTTTCTCAGCTACATCAGTCTGCTGATATCCTAAAAATGGCTTAGTTAGTTCAGCAATTCACACAGAAAGAGGCAGGACAATTCAAAATAAACAAGACACTGAAAGAGCTTTTTCGATACCCTTAGTATGTGTAGGGTCGGTGGCGTCCAGCCTCCTTGTGAATGGACCTGGGTTCATGAT
Above is a genomic segment from Ananas comosus cultivar F153 linkage group 15, ASM154086v1, whole genome shotgun sequence containing:
- the LOC109721666 gene encoding NHP2-like protein 1: MSQEQVNPKAYPLADAQLTITILDLIQQAANYKQLKKGANEATKTLNRGISEFVVMAADTEPLEILLHLPLLAEDKNVPYVFVPSKQALGRACGVTRPVIACSVTSNEGSQLKSQIQQLKDAIEKLLI
- the LOC109721665 gene encoding uncharacterized protein LOC109721665 translates to MFGISYGELFLILGATAALIGPKDLPKIARTAGRLAGRAIGYVQLARGQFETVMQQSQASKVHKELQDTIAQLEAIRYEIRSISIMNPGPFTRRLDATDPTHTKGYQQTDVAEKPDGEIGPTATNGKDMNSTSTVPSDLHSQAVAYARIAEVQAIKMRTSAGGENTEKVGDECGAVTVLPVSAESAGLLPKQTDEVQGSDVVLEAILEAEVASNAQEFFSQPQNQLPKDK